A stretch of Kiritimatiellia bacterium DNA encodes these proteins:
- a CDS encoding cysteine synthase family protein: protein MQAPKKIYDSVLELIGNTPMVRLNKIAQGTGSEILAKLEYMNPSGSLKDRIALEMIQGAAARGELKPGATIIESSTGNTGFALSAVGRLLGYNVTIYETMPGKAGAEKSKMMKNVGAEVRLMEPADIEHLRERSIAGAEVELPGRQLCLEDETGHPGKIWWARQFSNEDNCKAHYITAQEILEQTDGKLDVFVQSIGTGGSLAGIAKVLKKEVPSVKVIGIQPASSKEPWHVGMDFPSTPIKGGIVSRMLKEKGLIDELVMVTDTIAREMTHRLWLEEGVYCGVSAGANVHFALEEIKKAKRRKIRVVALMCDHMNRYLTEERYVT, encoded by the coding sequence ATGCAAGCACCGAAGAAGATCTACGACAGCGTGCTGGAGCTGATCGGGAACACCCCGATGGTCCGGCTCAACAAGATCGCCCAGGGCACCGGCTCGGAGATCCTGGCCAAGCTGGAATACATGAACCCGTCCGGCAGCCTGAAGGACCGCATCGCGCTGGAGATGATCCAGGGCGCGGCGGCCCGGGGCGAGTTGAAGCCCGGCGCGACGATCATCGAATCGAGCACCGGCAACACCGGCTTCGCGCTGTCCGCCGTCGGCCGCCTGCTGGGCTACAACGTCACCATCTACGAGACCATGCCCGGCAAGGCCGGCGCGGAGAAGTCGAAGATGATGAAGAACGTCGGCGCCGAGGTGCGCCTGATGGAGCCGGCGGACATCGAGCACCTGCGCGAGCGAAGCATCGCCGGGGCCGAGGTGGAATTGCCCGGCCGCCAGCTCTGCCTCGAGGACGAGACGGGCCACCCCGGCAAAATCTGGTGGGCGCGCCAGTTCAGCAACGAGGACAACTGCAAGGCCCATTACATTACCGCGCAGGAGATCCTCGAGCAGACCGACGGCAAGCTGGACGTGTTCGTGCAGTCCATCGGGACCGGCGGCAGCCTCGCCGGCATCGCGAAGGTCCTGAAGAAGGAAGTGCCGAGCGTCAAGGTGATCGGCATCCAGCCGGCCAGCTCCAAGGAGCCCTGGCACGTGGGCATGGATTTCCCGTCCACCCCGATCAAGGGCGGCATCGTCTCCCGCATGCTCAAGGAGAAGGGGCTGATCGACGAACTGGTCATGGTCACCGATACCATTGCCCGCGAGATGACGCACCGCCTGTGGCTCGAGGAAGGCGTCTATTGCGGCGTGTCCGCGGGTGCCAACGTCCACTTTGCCCTGGAGGAGATCAAGAAGGCGAAGCGGCGGAAGATCAGGGTGGTTGCCCTGATGTGCGACCACATGAACCGCTACCTGACCGAAGAGCGGTACGTGACCTGA
- a CDS encoding 2,3-diaminopropionate biosynthesis protein SbnB: MLYLNEKDLLKIGFHWDETINVIEDAVRCLDQKDFVQPIKPYLRYRDLTNRIIALIAFVGGKINLAGIKWIASFPANIDHGLPRAHSVVILNEADTGVPVATINTALLSIVRTASVSGLMIRHFLKARPLSKANVAILGWGPIGRHHYKMVVDIMKDQIGKISLFDIRGVDPATIDGPAKDKTVVVKSWQEAYRDADIFITCTVSKAPYVDEKPKAGSLQLNCSLRDYKTSILDHTKAIIVDDWEEVCREKTDIEMMAKERGLKKEDTKAITDVVCHNAMASYPRNEAVMFNPMGMAVFDVATGRYYLDKAKAMKIGLELE; this comes from the coding sequence ATGCTATACCTGAACGAGAAGGACCTGCTGAAGATCGGGTTTCACTGGGACGAGACCATCAACGTCATCGAGGACGCCGTCCGCTGCCTGGACCAGAAGGACTTCGTCCAGCCGATCAAGCCGTACCTGCGCTACCGCGACCTGACGAACCGGATCATCGCCCTGATCGCCTTCGTCGGCGGCAAGATCAACCTCGCCGGCATCAAGTGGATCGCCAGCTTCCCGGCCAACATCGACCACGGCCTGCCGCGCGCGCACAGCGTCGTGATCCTGAACGAGGCCGACACGGGCGTGCCCGTGGCCACGATCAACACGGCGCTGTTGAGCATCGTGCGCACGGCCTCGGTCTCCGGCCTGATGATCCGCCACTTCCTCAAGGCCCGGCCGCTCTCCAAGGCCAACGTCGCCATCCTGGGCTGGGGCCCGATCGGGCGGCACCACTACAAGATGGTCGTCGACATCATGAAGGACCAGATCGGCAAGATCTCCCTCTTCGACATCCGCGGCGTGGACCCGGCGACGATCGACGGCCCGGCCAAGGACAAGACCGTGGTGGTCAAGTCGTGGCAGGAGGCCTACCGGGACGCGGACATCTTCATCACCTGCACCGTCTCCAAGGCCCCGTACGTGGACGAGAAGCCCAAGGCCGGCTCGCTGCAGCTCAACTGCTCGCTCCGCGACTACAAGACCAGCATCCTGGACCATACCAAGGCGATCATCGTGGACGACTGGGAAGAGGTCTGCCGCGAGAAGACGGACATCGAGATGATGGCCAAGGAGCGCGGGCTGAAGAAGGAGGACACCAAGGCCATCACCGACGTCGTCTGCCATAACGCCATGGCCTCCTATCCCAGGAACGAGGCCGTGATGTTCAACCCGATGGGCATGGCGGTGTTCGACGTCGCCACCGGCCGCTACTACCTGGACAAGGCCAAGGCGATGAAGATCGGCCTGGAGCTGGAGTAA
- a CDS encoding DUF2892 domain-containing protein — protein sequence MTVENGVRVMAGTMVLLSLGLSFISPWWLLLTAFVGVNLIQSAFTHFCPAETILKKLGLRSCGETGPGQQG from the coding sequence ATGACCGTTGAAAATGGCGTGCGCGTGATGGCCGGGACGATGGTCCTGTTGAGCCTCGGCTTGAGTTTCATCAGCCCGTGGTGGCTGCTGTTGACGGCCTTCGTCGGCGTCAACCTGATCCAGTCGGCGTTCACCCATTTCTGCCCGGCGGAAACGATCCTGAAGAAGCTCGGCCTGCGCTCCTGCGGTGAAACGGGTCCGGGGCAACAAGGTTGA
- a CDS encoding efflux RND transporter permease subunit: MEQRQGFFSSVIQAFLKGNLAVLLILISLAAGAVALIVTPREEEPQIVVPLADVMVMYPGGSAEEVEQLVSSRLEKLLYQIDGVEYVYSMSRPGMAVVTVRFFVGEDREESLIKIYNKVFQNIDKTTPGIAGWVIKPIEIDDVPIVSAALYGPGLDADTLHRVAEEVSGKLQRIPDSARITIHGGRKRVVHVYLDTERLTAYGLSPMEIAGALKISNAQMESGSFAKADEEIAVEVGPFLQNVDEVRHLMVGLYHDRPVYLRDVAEVVDGADEVASYSRIGFGPGSGGADAESRPAVTIAVAKKKGSNAVLVAREVEQTLAGLRGSVIPDEVQVRITRNYGETANEKVNDLVMNLVMGLITVVGMIALAMTWREGVIVGLAIPITYSLTLLFNYLLGYTINRVTLFALILALGLLVDNPIVGVENISRHLALRRFPRLQAVALAMEEVMPPIVLATLSIIASFVPMFFITGMMGPYMAPMALNVPLTMISSLFVALAITPWVSNKLLKEPAAGASAYDVKATATFRVYDRLVRPFLDSRGKGGLLLLVMGGLFVFSIVLAATGLVPLKMLPFDNKNELQFVVDLPEGATLEATDAAVRDLEDYLRTVPEVVDFTATVGEGSPMDFNGLVRHYYLRQGPNVADVRINLLPRQQREMASHGIALRIRNDIEALAARHGALVKIVEAPPGPPVLSTVVAEIYGGPHHGYDELIAAGKTVGSRLREEQGVVDVDDTVEADQQKLFFRVDRTKAGLNGISTEDVVNSLRLAMSGFPAGTVHVPTEQNELPIILRLPREKRSDPARLLTLPVKGRMGNSVQLGEIGRFEENVYDKTIFHKNMRRVVYVTAEMAGRGPAYAVLAMQAWLKKNPLPAGIEASWTGEGEWKITLDVFRDLGLAFSAALLAIYVLLVYETGSYLLPVVIMLSIPLTLIGIMPGFWLLNVLTGKTIGGYADPVFFTATAMIGMIALGGIVQRNAIILIDFIRSATERGQNLKEAIVEAGAVRFRPIFLTAGTTMLGAWPITFDPIFSGLAWSIIFGLFVSTAFTLVVIPVVYAMMYGRKKAA; the protein is encoded by the coding sequence ATGGAACAGCGGCAGGGATTCTTTTCATCGGTCATCCAGGCCTTTCTCAAGGGCAACCTGGCGGTCCTGCTGATCCTGATCAGCCTCGCCGCCGGCGCCGTGGCCCTGATCGTGACGCCGCGCGAGGAGGAGCCCCAGATCGTCGTGCCGCTGGCCGACGTGATGGTGATGTATCCCGGCGGCAGCGCGGAGGAGGTCGAGCAACTGGTCTCCTCGCGCCTCGAGAAGCTGCTCTACCAGATCGACGGCGTGGAATACGTCTACTCCATGTCCCGGCCGGGCATGGCCGTGGTCACCGTGCGCTTCTTCGTCGGCGAGGACCGCGAGGAAAGCCTGATCAAGATCTACAACAAGGTCTTCCAGAACATCGACAAGACCACGCCGGGCATCGCGGGCTGGGTGATCAAGCCCATCGAGATCGACGACGTGCCGATCGTCAGCGCGGCGCTCTACGGGCCGGGGCTCGACGCGGACACGCTCCACCGCGTGGCGGAGGAGGTCTCCGGCAAGCTCCAGCGCATCCCGGACAGCGCGCGCATCACGATCCACGGCGGCCGCAAGCGCGTGGTCCACGTGTACCTCGACACCGAGCGGCTGACCGCCTACGGCCTCTCGCCCATGGAGATCGCCGGCGCGCTGAAAATCTCCAACGCCCAGATGGAGAGCGGCTCGTTCGCCAAGGCGGACGAGGAAATCGCCGTCGAGGTCGGGCCGTTCCTGCAGAACGTGGACGAGGTCCGCCACCTGATGGTCGGCCTGTACCACGACCGGCCGGTCTACCTGCGGGACGTGGCCGAGGTCGTGGACGGCGCGGACGAGGTCGCGAGCTACAGCCGGATCGGGTTCGGCCCCGGCTCGGGCGGGGCCGATGCGGAATCCCGCCCCGCGGTGACGATCGCCGTGGCGAAGAAGAAGGGCAGCAACGCGGTGCTGGTCGCGCGCGAGGTGGAGCAGACGCTGGCCGGCCTGCGCGGCAGCGTCATCCCCGACGAGGTGCAGGTCCGCATCACGCGCAACTATGGCGAGACGGCCAACGAGAAGGTCAACGACCTGGTCATGAACCTCGTCATGGGGCTGATCACCGTCGTCGGCATGATCGCGCTGGCCATGACCTGGCGCGAGGGCGTGATCGTCGGGCTGGCCATCCCGATCACGTACTCGCTGACGCTGCTCTTCAACTACCTGCTGGGCTACACGATCAACCGGGTGACGCTCTTCGCCCTGATCCTGGCGCTCGGCCTGCTGGTGGACAACCCGATCGTCGGCGTGGAGAACATCTCCCGCCACCTCGCCCTGCGGCGCTTCCCGCGGCTGCAGGCCGTCGCCCTGGCGATGGAGGAGGTCATGCCGCCGATCGTGCTGGCGACGCTCTCGATCATCGCGTCGTTCGTGCCGATGTTCTTCATCACCGGCATGATGGGCCCGTACATGGCCCCGATGGCGTTGAACGTGCCGCTGACGATGATCAGCTCGCTCTTCGTCGCCCTCGCCATCACGCCGTGGGTCTCGAACAAGCTGCTCAAGGAGCCGGCCGCCGGCGCGTCCGCCTACGACGTCAAGGCCACGGCGACCTTCCGCGTGTACGACCGGCTCGTCCGCCCGTTCCTGGATTCGCGCGGCAAGGGCGGCCTGCTGCTGCTCGTGATGGGCGGCCTGTTCGTGTTCTCCATCGTCCTGGCCGCGACCGGCCTGGTGCCGCTGAAGATGCTGCCGTTCGACAACAAGAACGAGCTGCAGTTCGTCGTGGACCTGCCCGAGGGCGCCACGCTGGAAGCGACCGACGCCGCCGTGCGCGACCTGGAGGACTATCTTCGGACCGTGCCCGAGGTCGTGGATTTTACCGCGACGGTGGGCGAGGGCTCGCCGATGGACTTCAACGGCCTCGTGCGGCACTACTACCTGCGGCAGGGGCCGAACGTCGCGGACGTGCGGATCAACCTGCTGCCCCGCCAGCAGCGCGAGATGGCCAGCCACGGCATCGCCCTGCGGATCCGAAACGACATTGAGGCGCTGGCGGCGCGGCACGGCGCGCTGGTCAAGATCGTCGAGGCGCCGCCCGGCCCGCCGGTCCTGTCCACGGTCGTGGCGGAAATCTACGGCGGCCCGCACCACGGCTACGACGAGCTGATCGCGGCGGGCAAGACGGTCGGCTCGAGGCTCCGCGAGGAGCAGGGCGTGGTGGACGTGGACGACACGGTCGAGGCGGACCAGCAGAAACTGTTCTTCCGCGTGGACCGCACGAAAGCCGGCCTGAACGGCATCTCGACGGAGGACGTCGTCAACAGCCTGCGCCTGGCGATGAGCGGGTTCCCGGCGGGCACGGTGCACGTGCCGACCGAGCAGAACGAGCTGCCGATCATCCTGCGCCTGCCCCGCGAGAAGCGGTCCGACCCGGCCCGCCTCCTGACCCTGCCCGTGAAGGGCCGGATGGGGAACAGCGTGCAGCTTGGCGAGATCGGCCGGTTCGAGGAGAACGTGTACGACAAGACGATCTTCCACAAGAACATGCGGCGCGTGGTGTACGTCACCGCCGAGATGGCCGGGCGCGGCCCCGCCTACGCCGTGCTCGCGATGCAGGCGTGGCTTAAGAAGAACCCGCTGCCGGCGGGGATCGAGGCAAGCTGGACCGGGGAGGGGGAGTGGAAGATCACGCTGGACGTCTTCCGCGACCTGGGCCTCGCGTTTTCGGCGGCCCTCCTGGCGATTTACGTGCTGCTGGTCTACGAGACCGGCTCGTACCTGCTGCCGGTCGTGATCATGCTGTCCATCCCGCTGACCCTGATCGGCATCATGCCGGGCTTCTGGCTGCTCAACGTGCTGACCGGCAAGACCATCGGCGGCTATGCCGACCCGGTCTTCTTCACCGCGACGGCGATGATCGGCATGATCGCGCTCGGCGGCATCGTCCAGCGCAACGCCATCATCCTGATCGACTTCATCCGCAGCGCGACCGAGCGCGGGCAGAACCTGAAGGAGGCGATTGTCGAGGCCGGCGCCGTGCGGTTCCGGCCGATCTTCCTGACCGCGGGCACGACGATGCTCGGGGCGTGGCCGATCACGTTCGACCCGATCTTCAGCGGCCTGGCGTGGTCCATCATCTTCGGGCTGTTCGTGTCCACGGCCTTCACCCTGGTGGTGATTCCCGTGGTGTACGCCATGATGTACGGGAGGAAGAAGGCGGCCTAG
- a CDS encoding efflux RND transporter periplasmic adaptor subunit: MSKWTSFLGKAWRPVAGVVGLAVVIVWSAGSCAEKVPPGVVEAPAGIAVPEGAATVEVKVEPLATRIYVVGTTASEEKINLSARIPAYVKAVFAHAGDTVTNGQVLVTLDDREIREQLAAAEAQFKRAESEYERARGLFEKNATTQQALTAAESMFQSARAQVDQVKVMLTYAQIVAPIHGVVTDRRIEAGDLANPGMPLLAVYDPARMRLEAPVPVRLIDRLALGQEVDVALERPERTIKGQVAEIVSEVDPSSRTQKVKVRLEGVAGEVLPGTFGRLWVEEEAREAIRIPKSAVYRSGQLEWVQVARDGRAVRRLVKTGPAYGDDVEILSGLKPGETVLAEPRRED; encoded by the coding sequence ATGAGCAAGTGGACATCGTTTCTTGGCAAGGCCTGGCGCCCGGTCGCGGGCGTGGTCGGGCTGGCCGTGGTCATCGTCTGGTCCGCCGGTTCCTGCGCGGAGAAGGTTCCCCCGGGCGTCGTGGAAGCGCCGGCCGGGATCGCCGTGCCCGAGGGGGCGGCGACGGTGGAGGTCAAGGTCGAGCCGCTGGCGACCCGGATCTACGTGGTCGGCACGACGGCCTCGGAGGAGAAGATCAACTTGAGCGCGCGGATTCCCGCCTATGTTAAGGCCGTGTTTGCCCACGCGGGCGACACGGTGACCAACGGGCAGGTGCTCGTGACGCTGGACGACCGCGAGATCCGCGAGCAGCTCGCGGCCGCGGAGGCCCAGTTCAAGCGGGCGGAGTCGGAGTACGAGCGCGCCCGCGGGCTGTTCGAGAAGAACGCGACGACGCAACAGGCGCTGACCGCGGCGGAATCCATGTTCCAGTCCGCCCGCGCGCAGGTGGACCAGGTGAAGGTCATGCTGACCTACGCGCAGATCGTGGCCCCGATCCACGGCGTGGTGACGGACCGCCGGATCGAGGCGGGCGACCTCGCCAACCCCGGCATGCCGCTGCTGGCGGTCTACGATCCGGCCCGGATGCGCCTCGAGGCGCCCGTGCCCGTCCGGCTGATCGATCGCCTGGCGCTCGGCCAGGAAGTGGACGTCGCGCTGGAACGCCCCGAGCGGACCATCAAGGGCCAGGTCGCGGAGATCGTCAGCGAGGTGGATCCGTCCAGCCGCACGCAGAAGGTCAAGGTCCGGCTCGAGGGCGTCGCGGGCGAGGTGCTGCCCGGCACGTTCGGCCGGCTGTGGGTGGAGGAGGAGGCGCGGGAGGCCATCCGGATCCCGAAGAGCGCGGTGTACCGGTCGGGCCAGCTCGAGTGGGTGCAGGTCGCGCGGGACGGGCGCGCCGTCCGGCGGCTGGTGAAGACCGGGCCGGCATACGGCGACGACGTGGAGATTCTATCCGGGCTGAAGCCGGGCGAGACGGTCCTGGCCGAGCCCCGGCGGGAGGATTGA
- a CDS encoding TolC family protein — MAGLLVLGAAASAPAVTVDEAIRAALDANPDLQAAEARVDSARAMQRQARSAYYPWVDVSANVARSDNPPQAFMMTLNQRQLNMQDPAFNPNEPDDTENLRGSVSVKWRLYDSGRREADNRMARLGAEATEEMLAAARNQLIHEVTRGYHGALQARAFAAVQEEAVASIEESLRAAQARFEAGSAVKTDVLNLETQLAQAREDLIRARHGLHLAVAALNTAIGRDLVTEENLEEGAAPPEEKCVAPDPSAVENRPELAAARRMVRIKEQALSKARREYGPAFNAFASSDWDSDVSSDFEQSYTAGVMAELNVFDGRRSRGAVAAARAELEAARAEETKAEQNLRLDLTQAYLGAKEAHERLEVTRKSLESAREALRITREQYEQGAADVALLLQAQVGVTAMRTRAVAAEYDYVTARSNLDRAMGKLAGKYIKPESL; from the coding sequence ATGGCGGGACTGTTGGTCCTGGGCGCGGCCGCGTCGGCCCCGGCGGTGACGGTGGACGAGGCGATCCGCGCGGCGCTGGACGCCAACCCGGACCTGCAGGCCGCCGAGGCCCGCGTGGACTCGGCGCGCGCCATGCAGCGCCAGGCGCGGTCGGCGTACTACCCCTGGGTGGACGTCTCGGCGAATGTCGCCCGCAGCGACAATCCGCCCCAGGCGTTCATGATGACCCTGAACCAGCGCCAGCTGAACATGCAGGACCCCGCCTTCAATCCCAACGAGCCCGACGACACGGAGAACCTGCGCGGCAGCGTCTCCGTCAAGTGGCGCCTGTACGACAGCGGGCGGCGCGAGGCGGACAACCGGATGGCGCGGCTCGGCGCGGAGGCCACCGAGGAAATGCTGGCCGCCGCGCGCAACCAGCTGATCCACGAGGTCACCCGCGGCTACCACGGCGCGCTCCAGGCCCGGGCCTTCGCCGCGGTCCAGGAGGAAGCCGTCGCCAGCATCGAGGAAAGCCTGCGCGCGGCCCAGGCCCGCTTCGAGGCCGGCAGCGCGGTGAAGACGGATGTGCTGAATCTCGAAACGCAACTCGCCCAGGCCCGCGAGGACCTGATCCGCGCGCGCCACGGCCTGCACCTCGCCGTCGCCGCGCTCAACACGGCCATCGGCCGCGACCTGGTGACGGAGGAGAACCTGGAAGAGGGCGCCGCGCCGCCGGAGGAGAAGTGCGTCGCGCCCGATCCGTCGGCCGTGGAGAACCGGCCCGAACTGGCCGCCGCGCGCCGGATGGTCCGTATCAAGGAACAGGCCTTGAGCAAAGCGCGGCGCGAGTACGGGCCGGCCTTCAACGCCTTCGCCTCGTCGGACTGGGACAGCGACGTCTCCAGCGATTTCGAGCAGAGCTACACCGCGGGCGTCATGGCGGAACTGAACGTCTTCGACGGCCGCCGCTCCCGCGGGGCCGTCGCCGCCGCGCGGGCCGAACTCGAGGCGGCGCGGGCGGAGGAGACGAAGGCGGAGCAGAACCTCCGGCTCGACCTGACCCAGGCCTACCTGGGCGCGAAGGAGGCGCACGAGCGCCTGGAGGTCACCCGCAAGAGCCTGGAGAGCGCGCGCGAGGCGCTGCGCATCACGCGGGAACAGTACGAGCAGGGCGCGGCGGACGTCGCGCTCCTCCTGCAGGCCCAGGTCGGCGTCACGGCCATGCGCACCCGCGCCGTGGCGGCGGAATACGATTACGTCACCGCGCGGTCGAACCTCGACCGGGCGATGGGGAAGTTGGCGGGGAAATACATCAAACCGGAATCGCTGTAA
- a CDS encoding 2-oxo acid dehydrogenase subunit E2, producing the protein MKQVPILMPQMGQSVAEGTIIKWLKQVGEEIAVDEKLLEVETDKTTVEVESPAAGRLAACLKREGEIAAAGEIIGLIESEAADDALALAPAVPPSVEKAYPPSGPAPGAPAPNGGGELPEISRDYFSPYVLRLAMQNNVSMAELQTIRGTGRHGRISRTDLLRHLARRPVGAMSVPALAGKPEVKADDLAELGEIVPMTSLRRTIADHMVQSIHTSAHVMMVHAVDMTHIVELRNRIKDDFFNKYNAKLTYTAVLLFVTSRVLRDFPKINASIYGTNIILRKEINIGCAVALADETLVVPVVRQADRMTFPEVAKDLNRLIGVARAKALKRSDVEGATFTISNFGSFGSLIGTPIIHQPQVAILGMGAVFKAPVVMEGQVVIRDQLYLSFSFDHRIIDGEQGGRFLKAIEKATAALTEEALNVDRL; encoded by the coding sequence ATGAAACAAGTACCGATCCTCATGCCGCAGATGGGCCAGAGCGTGGCCGAGGGCACCATCATCAAGTGGCTCAAGCAGGTCGGCGAGGAAATCGCCGTGGACGAGAAGCTGCTCGAGGTCGAGACCGACAAGACCACCGTCGAGGTCGAAAGCCCGGCCGCCGGCCGGCTGGCCGCCTGCCTCAAGCGCGAGGGCGAAATCGCCGCCGCCGGCGAGATCATCGGCCTCATCGAGTCCGAGGCCGCGGACGACGCCCTGGCCCTGGCGCCCGCCGTTCCGCCGTCGGTCGAGAAGGCCTATCCGCCGTCCGGACCGGCCCCGGGCGCGCCCGCCCCCAACGGCGGCGGGGAACTGCCGGAGATCAGCCGCGACTACTTCTCCCCGTACGTGCTGCGGCTGGCGATGCAGAACAACGTCTCCATGGCCGAGTTGCAGACGATCCGCGGCACGGGCCGCCACGGGCGCATCTCGCGGACCGACCTGCTGCGGCACCTGGCCCGCCGGCCCGTCGGCGCGATGTCCGTGCCCGCCCTCGCCGGCAAGCCCGAGGTCAAGGCGGACGACCTGGCCGAGCTCGGGGAGATCGTGCCCATGACCTCGCTGCGGCGGACCATCGCCGACCACATGGTCCAGTCCATCCACACCAGCGCCCACGTGATGATGGTGCACGCCGTGGACATGACGCACATCGTCGAACTGCGCAACCGGATCAAGGACGATTTCTTCAACAAGTACAACGCCAAGCTGACCTACACGGCCGTCCTGCTGTTTGTCACCTCCCGGGTGCTGCGCGATTTCCCGAAGATCAACGCCTCGATTTACGGCACGAACATCATCCTCCGCAAGGAGATCAACATCGGCTGCGCCGTGGCGCTGGCGGACGAGACGCTCGTGGTGCCCGTCGTGCGGCAGGCCGACCGCATGACGTTCCCGGAGGTCGCGAAGGACCTGAACCGGCTGATCGGCGTCGCCCGGGCCAAGGCCCTGAAGCGGTCCGACGTCGAGGGCGCGACGTTCACCATCTCCAACTTCGGCTCGTTCGGCAGCCTGATCGGCACGCCGATCATCCACCAGCCGCAGGTCGCGATCCTCGGCATGGGCGCGGTCTTCAAGGCGCCGGTGGTCATGGAGGGGCAGGTCGTGATCCGCGACCAGTTGTACTTGAGCTTCAGCTTCGACCACCGGATCATTGACGGCGAGCAGGGCGGCCGGTTCCTCAAGGCCATCGAGAAGGCCACCGCGGCGCTGACCGAGGAAGCGCTGAACGTCGACCGGCTGTGA
- a CDS encoding alpha-ketoacid dehydrogenase subunit beta produces the protein MRETTYLEAIRQGLRRLLRERPEVVVYGEDVGAFGGAFKVTLGLQAEFGADRVFDTPISESAIFGSAIGMATQGLRPVVELQFVDFGMTALHHVLNNAATTHYRTGAAVPLTIRAPCGGGFGGGPFHSEELEAFFCHMPGLKVVYPATPTDARGLLLSAVMDPNPVVYLENKFLYRHVKEMLPEAFDPVPLGVARVARPGRDAVILTYGAMVHEALRAAERLAAEEGHEVMVVDLRTLKPYDSDTIVAAVAATNRALILHEGWRTGGFGAELAALIAERAFHLLDAPVMRVTAPDCPVPFAPELESAYRPDADRLCETLVELMDY, from the coding sequence ATGCGTGAGACCACCTACCTCGAGGCCATCCGCCAGGGCCTGCGCCGGCTGCTCCGCGAGCGGCCGGAGGTCGTCGTCTACGGCGAGGACGTCGGCGCCTTCGGCGGGGCGTTCAAGGTCACGCTCGGCCTCCAGGCGGAGTTCGGCGCCGACCGGGTCTTCGACACGCCGATCAGCGAGTCCGCGATCTTCGGGTCCGCCATCGGCATGGCCACGCAGGGCCTGCGCCCGGTCGTCGAGCTGCAGTTCGTGGACTTCGGCATGACCGCCCTGCACCACGTGCTCAACAACGCCGCGACCACGCACTACCGGACCGGCGCCGCCGTCCCCCTGACCATCCGCGCGCCGTGCGGCGGCGGGTTCGGCGGCGGCCCGTTCCACTCCGAGGAACTCGAGGCCTTCTTTTGCCACATGCCGGGCCTCAAGGTGGTCTATCCCGCCACGCCCACCGACGCGCGCGGCCTGCTGCTCTCGGCCGTGATGGATCCGAACCCGGTGGTCTATCTGGAAAACAAGTTCCTGTACCGCCACGTCAAGGAGATGCTCCCCGAGGCCTTCGATCCCGTCCCGCTCGGCGTCGCGCGGGTCGCGCGCCCCGGCCGCGACGCGGTGATCCTGACCTACGGCGCGATGGTCCACGAAGCCCTGCGCGCCGCCGAGCGCCTGGCCGCCGAAGAGGGCCACGAGGTCATGGTCGTCGACCTGCGCACCCTCAAGCCGTACGACTCGGACACGATCGTCGCCGCCGTGGCCGCGACGAACCGCGCGCTGATCCTGCACGAGGGCTGGCGCACGGGCGGGTTCGGGGCCGAGCTCGCCGCGCTCATCGCGGAGCGCGCCTTCCACCTGCTCGACGCGCCCGTGATGCGCGTCACGGCCCCCGACTGCCCCGTGCCCTTCGCCCCCGAGCTCGAAAGCGCCTACCGGCCGGACGCGGATCGGCTCTGCGAAACGCTCGTGGAACTGATGGACTATTGA